TGATCTTCTCGCCGTCCACAGCAACACCGCCCTGCTCTACGGCACGTCTGCCCTCGTTACGTGATGTTACAAGTCCTGACTTTACGAGAACTGACACAATATCGATCGAGCCGTCCTTGAAGTCATCTGCTGCAAGTGTTACTGATGGCATGTCTGCTGCAACGCCCTTTGAGAACAGTGCTCTTGCGCTCTCCTGTGCCTTAGCAGCCTCCTCCTCGCCGTGTACAAGCTTTGTGAGCTCGTATGCAAGGATCTCCTTTGCCTGGTTGAGCTGGCTGCCCTCCCAGTTGTCCATCTTGTCAATCTCCTCAAGTGGAAGGAATGTGAGCATACGGATGCACTTCAGGACATCTGCATCTGCGACATTTCTCCAGTACTGATAGAACTCAAATGGTGAAGTCTTATTAGGATCAAGCCATACAGCACCCTTCTGTGTCTTACCCATCTTCTTGCCCTCTGAGTTGAGAAGGAGTGTGATCGTCATGGCATATGCGTCCTTGCCAAGCTTTCTTCTGATAAGCTCTGTACCGCCGAGCATGTTGCTCCACTGGTCGTCACCGCCAAACTGCATGTTGCAGCCGTACTTCTGGTACAGTGCGTAGAAATCGTAACTCTGCATGATCATGTAGTTGAACTCAAGGAAGCTGAGTCCCTTCTCCATACGCTGCTTGTAGCACTCTGCGCGGAGCATGTTGTTTACTGAGAAGCAGGCTCCCACATCACGGAGAACATCAACATAGTTAAGATCAAGAAGCCAGTCTGCATTGTTGACAAGGAGTGCCTTGTCCTCTGAAAAGTCGATGAATTTGCTCATCTGCTTCTTGAAGCAGTCAACGTTGTGCTGGATAGTCTCCTTTGTCATCATCTGTCTCATATCTGTACGGCCTGATGGATCACCGATCATGGCTGTACCACCGCCTATCAGCGCGATAGGCTTGTTGCCTGCCATCTGAAGTCTCTTCATCAGACAGAGCGCCATGAAATGGCCTACATGCAGGCTGTCCGCAGTCGGATCAAATCCGATATAGAATACTGCCTTACCATTATTTACCAAATCTCTAATTTCATCTTCATCTGTTGTCTGCGCTATAAGCCCTCTGGCTACAAGCTCGTCATAAATCTGCATGTCCTATAGACCTCCTACATTTTTTGTATATCTCTTTATATCTGTCGCAGTCATTTATATCATAGTAATATCTCTTATCAATATAAATTTACAATAAATCACCACACAGACAGATATTATAACATTTAACCATGTCAGGTGACAAGTAAGTTCAACCATAAATATAATCGTTTTATAATATTATCTGCCTACTTCCTCTGCAGTTTCAGTCTCCTGCCGATTCCGGCTGCCATGGCGGCAAGCAGAAAAATGTACGGCGTCGTCAGCGACTGGTTGAGGTTGAATAACGCCTGAACAGCATAACCGGCTATTCCAAGAGCAACTGCAATGCACGCACAGAAATCATGGTCAGACGAACTGAATGCCGTCCTTATCATACTGACAAATGCAGACACGATAAGTCCAACGTATGTCACCGCGCCGAGTACTCCCGTGGTTACCAAATACTGCAGATACTCATTGTGGGCATTATCATACACGACCCCCACCTTGGATATCATCTCATCATAATATCCGGCTGTCATTATGCTCTTGACAGACTCATTTCCGTATCCGAACAGCTTATTTACCAATGGGAACTCCTTGTACGTGCTGACAAGCCTGCTCCACACATATCCACGGTAATTACCCCATGAATCGTCAAATCTGAATATCCCATCGGCCTTCACCGAGCTGAAAATGACCGCGCACACTATTCCTGCAATCACAAGGACCGAACATACCACAAGTGAGATCTTCCCTGACCTATTAAATGTGTTACCATTCGAATCTTTCCTTGACAGTCTAAGTCTCGATACTGCATAGATCACGATACGGATCACCGCAAGCACACCAGAAGCCACTGCTATCAGTTCCGTATTTCTCGCAAAATTACTTATACCATCTAACTTTGCGATACTCTCCGGCGTTGTCTTAAGAAGCAGACTCACCGCAAGAAATCCAAGTGACATCACAAGCATCAGTTCCACAAATTCCTTTATCCTTCCACGGTATGTTGAAACCAGGAGCAATATCGCGGCTGCTGCACAGACACCTGCATACGCCAGATCTGCATTTGTCACAACTGTCGCAGCCGCCCCTGTAAATACCGCAGTCCAGGCGGAGAGCTTCACCCAATTGAACTTCCATGTGGCATCACCATCATATATCCTACGGTCGTCAAGCCCCACACCAAATCCGACAGGGATCAGCACGCACAGAAAGCTTGCAAATATATCTATATTGCCAAATGTCGATATGTATATATCCATTATGCTGGATGCTAGCCCGTCCCTTATTCCAAGGAAATCTATACCGACATACTGAAAAACCGCGATTATACACGTAAATGAACCGACACACAGAAATGCCGGGAACACACATTTTCTAAGACGCAGGCCGCGTCCCATACAGACATACAGGAGCATGGCAAGGATCATAAACTGAAGTCCGCACCTTCTGCCCTCCTCGCCAGTATAGGCGGCCATTTTATCTGATGCCATCACAAACGCAAGTACATTGGCTACGAAAAAGCCAGCCATGAACCAGTCCGTTGCAACATAGCTTTTTCTGTACTTAAACATCACAAATGGCTTTTTCCCGTCAAACACATCGAGCAGCACTGCCAGCACCATGAGCACCGCGTACACACACAGCGCCACCTCAAATGCCTTGTACTTAGTTAGTGTGATGTCAAAATATTTGTCGTGCATTATGAGTGGATACAGAGTTCCCATATATAACAGAAATATCGTGCTGAGCCAGTCCTGCGCCGTCCCGGAATCATCAGATTTTTTCTTACGAATCTTATCCATTTCGAGTCTCCTTTTAAAGCAGTGGCGATAACAGGTTGAGCAGCGGTCCTATCAGGGACACCTTGCTTATGTTATTTCTACACCAAAGTATGTCTATCTCCTCCGACTCCTCAAATGTTGCAAACATATCATTCTTGACATCCGCTATCGCCTTGCAGTCATAGAGCAGGGCGCCACACTCAAAGTGGTGATAGAAGCTTCTGTTGTCCATATTGATCGACCCCACCGACGCAAGCCTTCCGTCCATAATAAGTGTCTTGGAATGTATAAATCCAGGTGTATACTGGTATATCCTCACGCCAGCAAGAAGCAGCTCCTTGTAGTTGGACTGTGTCATCTTGTATATATACTTTTTATCCGGTATGGCTGGTGTGACTATTCGCACATCCACGTCTCTCTTGGCTGCAAGCTTGAGTGCCGTCATCAGCTCATTGCACACTATCAGATACGGGGTAAATATGTATATATACTCCTGCGCATCATTTATCATCTGAATATAGAGATTTTCTCCGACATTCTCTCCGGTCAGCGGACTTGACTTATAAGGCTGTACATAGCCATCCTCTATATTTGAAAAGTCCACCTCCGGCTTATAACTCAGGTAGCTTCCCTCCGAATATCTGAAATAATTCCACATCTGGAGGAACATGACTGTGAAGCTCCAGGCACCCTCGCCCTCAAGTCTCACTCCGCTGTCCTTCCACCTGCCGTACTTTGTTATGCGATTGATATACTCATCCGCCATATTGTATCCGCCGGTATGGGCGATCTTGCCATCTATGACCGTTATCTTCCTGTGATCTCGGTTGTTGAATATCGTTGCAAAGAAAGGCACGACCTGATTGAACGCCATACATTTGATTCCGTATGACTCAAGCTCCTTCCAGTAATACTTTGGCACATTGAACACCGATCCTATGTCATCATACATGAATCTTACATCGAGTCCCTCTGCAGCCTTTCTCTTGAGGATCTCCAGGATCGTATCCCACATATATCCCTTATCAACGATGAAATACTCCATGAAGATGTATTTCTCAGCACTCTCCAGATCCCTGATAAGGTCATCCATGACATCATCGCCGATTGCATAGTATTTTACATTTGTATGCTTATAAAGGGGGGCCTGTGCCACATGCTCCATGTAATTGCATATTCTGTACGTTGGCTCGCCCTTGATATCTGCTGCCTGGCAGACATTTGCGCCCTTCACATTCTCATACACTTCCTGCTGCATAACTCTGAGCATGTTCTTCTTAAGCCTCTTCGGTATGAGCACATGTCCATAAAGCACATACATTAAACCTCCTAGTACAGGAAACAGCAGTATCGGCACCATCCACGCCATTTTGATCATCGGGTTGGTATCCTTTGTTATGAGATGAAATACAACTATCACGCTCAAAAGCTTCAATATTCCTGAGATGTAAATGTACCTTTCCTGCAGAATTATAATTCCAAATATCATCACTGCAAGCTGCAGGACGACCAAAAAACATGTTATCACCATTCTGCTGAGAAGTTTGTTAAGTATTTTCTTCATTCACGTATAACTTCCTTTTCTACAAATGATTACTGAACTGAGATCACCTTGTAGTCCTGATCCTCAACCGCCTTTGTGAGAACAGCGTCATCTACATCAGCATTTAGTGTAACTATCGCTATACCCTTCTCGTGGCTTACCTCGGCCAGATCGACCTGTGGCAGAGCCTCCAGGCACTTCTTGACTCTTGCCTCACAGTGTCCGCACATCATACCCTCTATCTTCATTGTCTTCTTCATATCATCATTTCCTTTCTCATTTTCAATTCTATGATTATTTTCAATTATATAATTATTCTCAGTGTTATCACTGTCATTTCCCTTGCGACCTGATCCTTCATCTTTTACTCCTACAGATCCGCTTCTATATTTTTCCTTGATCCTGTATCTATTATTTTTATCATAAATATCAGCCAAATTCAACCTCAGCGCGTTTGTTACTACACAAAAACTTGAAA
This sequence is a window from Coprococcus eutactus. Protein-coding genes within it:
- the tyrS gene encoding tyrosine--tRNA ligase, whose product is MQIYDELVARGLIAQTTDEDEIRDLVNNGKAVFYIGFDPTADSLHVGHFMALCLMKRLQMAGNKPIALIGGGTAMIGDPSGRTDMRQMMTKETIQHNVDCFKKQMSKFIDFSEDKALLVNNADWLLDLNYVDVLRDVGACFSVNNMLRAECYKQRMEKGLSFLEFNYMIMQSYDFYALYQKYGCNMQFGGDDQWSNMLGGTELIRRKLGKDAYAMTITLLLNSEGKKMGKTQKGAVWLDPNKTSPFEFYQYWRNVADADVLKCIRMLTFLPLEEIDKMDNWEGSQLNQAKEILAYELTKLVHGEEEAAKAQESARALFSKGVAADMPSVTLAADDFKDGSIDIVSVLVKSGLVTSRNEGRRAVEQGGVAVDGEKITDVQTTIPEEKFDGEGVVVRRGKKNFRKVSK
- the cls gene encoding cardiolipin synthase — its product is MKKILNKLLSRMVITCFLVVLQLAVMIFGIIILQERYIYISGILKLLSVIVVFHLITKDTNPMIKMAWMVPILLFPVLGGLMYVLYGHVLIPKRLKKNMLRVMQQEVYENVKGANVCQAADIKGEPTYRICNYMEHVAQAPLYKHTNVKYYAIGDDVMDDLIRDLESAEKYIFMEYFIVDKGYMWDTILEILKRKAAEGLDVRFMYDDIGSVFNVPKYYWKELESYGIKCMAFNQVVPFFATIFNNRDHRKITVIDGKIAHTGGYNMADEYINRITKYGRWKDSGVRLEGEGAWSFTVMFLQMWNYFRYSEGSYLSYKPEVDFSNIEDGYVQPYKSSPLTGENVGENLYIQMINDAQEYIYIFTPYLIVCNELMTALKLAAKRDVDVRIVTPAIPDKKYIYKMTQSNYKELLLAGVRIYQYTPGFIHSKTLIMDGRLASVGSINMDNRSFYHHFECGALLYDCKAIADVKNDMFATFEESEEIDILWCRNNISKVSLIGPLLNLLSPLL
- a CDS encoding O-antigen ligase family protein, whose amino-acid sequence is MDKIRKKKSDDSGTAQDWLSTIFLLYMGTLYPLIMHDKYFDITLTKYKAFEVALCVYAVLMVLAVLLDVFDGKKPFVMFKYRKSYVATDWFMAGFFVANVLAFVMASDKMAAYTGEEGRRCGLQFMILAMLLYVCMGRGLRLRKCVFPAFLCVGSFTCIIAVFQYVGIDFLGIRDGLASSIMDIYISTFGNIDIFASFLCVLIPVGFGVGLDDRRIYDGDATWKFNWVKLSAWTAVFTGAAATVVTNADLAYAGVCAAAAILLLVSTYRGRIKEFVELMLVMSLGFLAVSLLLKTTPESIAKLDGISNFARNTELIAVASGVLAVIRIVIYAVSRLRLSRKDSNGNTFNRSGKISLVVCSVLVIAGIVCAVIFSSVKADGIFRFDDSWGNYRGYVWSRLVSTYKEFPLVNKLFGYGNESVKSIMTAGYYDEMISKVGVVYDNAHNEYLQYLVTTGVLGAVTYVGLIVSAFVSMIRTAFSSSDHDFCACIAVALGIAGYAVQALFNLNQSLTTPYIFLLAAMAAGIGRRLKLQRK